In the genome of Saprospira sp. CCB-QB6, one region contains:
- a CDS encoding TonB-dependent receptor has protein sequence MRLYGYLFFFLLPFLAGAQPALQGQLTDSLGQAIAGAELFLVQKMALTKSDAQGFFRFDSLAAGPYQLDVYAEGFQGRSLVLQLPIDTLLQVVLQPFEREGPTVYVQAEEGNYGLQQFRAVDWDKMLIGAAKKSSIIKASKLQGNLAANNSRQVYAKIAGLNIWENDNSGIQLNIGGRGLSPNRSSNFNTRQNGYDISADALGYPESYYTPPVLALEGIELIRGAASLQYGTQFGGLLNFRMKRGNKDYKLLWNSQQTGGSFGFYSSFNSLEGRKGKLRYYAFHQYKRGDGWRPSSAFEQHTAYLGLHYQWNEKLSLSLEQTYMSYVAQQPGGLTDLEFRQNPRQAKRPRNWFRVNWAITALDINYRLAKNTKLNFRQFALFAGRQSLGNLEAINRVDYGGPRQLIKGQYQNFGQESRIMHRYKIGAKKMGVLLGGVRLYKGFTTQAQGLANADSTGSRADFTFLEPAKGILNSDYNFPSFNFAAFAENFFSLGKGWSITPGLRYEYIQTQADGYYQDLLVQPSAEGADTLRNEAIYEQRGRNRSVFLMGIGLSYRPKDQLEIYSNISQNYRAINFNDLRLVNPNQVIDPDLQDESGFNADLGFRGRWKRHLRFDFSLFYLAYQDRIGNISTSRPDPENPDLIQLISYRSNIGNARVLGLESLIEWDILRLFKSIKEDKGLLFFNNFSILDGRYTQTANTFAQGKLLELVPPISWRLGLQAYLGNYKASLQYAYTGSHFSDASNAELVANAVLGRIPAYGVWDASFSYQYKALRLGLNVNNLLNKAYFSRRASAYPGPGILPAEGRSIQLSLGWQLGLK, from the coding sequence ATGCGACTTTATGGCTATCTCTTTTTCTTCTTGCTTCCTTTTTTAGCGGGAGCGCAACCGGCTCTTCAGGGCCAATTGACAGATAGTTTGGGCCAAGCAATTGCTGGAGCCGAGCTGTTTTTGGTCCAAAAAATGGCCTTGACCAAAAGTGATGCCCAGGGCTTTTTCCGTTTCGATAGTTTGGCGGCTGGCCCCTATCAATTGGATGTTTATGCGGAGGGCTTTCAGGGCCGATCTTTAGTGCTGCAACTGCCTATAGATACGCTTTTGCAAGTTGTTTTGCAGCCTTTTGAGCGTGAGGGCCCCACGGTTTATGTGCAGGCGGAAGAGGGAAATTATGGTTTGCAGCAATTTCGGGCGGTAGATTGGGACAAAATGCTGATTGGGGCCGCTAAAAAGTCGTCCATTATCAAGGCGAGCAAGTTGCAGGGCAATTTGGCCGCCAACAATAGCCGTCAAGTTTATGCAAAAATTGCGGGATTGAACATTTGGGAGAATGATAATTCAGGCATTCAGCTGAATATTGGTGGCCGTGGGCTGAGTCCCAACCGCAGTTCTAACTTCAACACCCGCCAAAATGGCTATGATATTAGTGCAGATGCTTTGGGTTATCCAGAGTCTTATTATACGCCTCCCGTTTTGGCTTTAGAAGGGATTGAATTGATTCGGGGAGCCGCTTCATTGCAGTATGGGACGCAGTTTGGCGGTTTGCTCAACTTTAGAATGAAGCGGGGAAATAAGGATTATAAATTACTTTGGAATAGCCAACAAACGGGCGGTTCTTTTGGCTTTTATTCTAGCTTTAATAGCTTGGAGGGCCGAAAAGGGAAGCTGCGTTATTATGCCTTTCATCAATATAAACGAGGCGATGGCTGGCGGCCAAGCTCTGCTTTTGAGCAACATACGGCCTATTTGGGCTTGCATTATCAGTGGAACGAAAAGTTGAGTTTGTCTTTGGAGCAAACCTATATGTCTTATGTGGCACAGCAGCCTGGAGGCTTGACCGATTTAGAGTTTCGGCAAAATCCCCGACAAGCTAAGCGTCCCCGCAATTGGTTTCGGGTAAATTGGGCCATTACGGCTTTAGACATCAATTATCGATTGGCCAAAAATACCAAGCTTAATTTTCGACAGTTTGCGCTTTTTGCGGGCCGTCAATCTTTGGGCAATTTGGAAGCCATCAATCGGGTAGATTATGGTGGTCCAAGACAGCTGATTAAAGGCCAATATCAAAACTTTGGACAAGAAAGTCGGATCATGCACCGCTATAAGATTGGGGCCAAAAAAATGGGCGTTCTTTTAGGAGGTGTTCGCCTCTACAAAGGCTTTACCACCCAAGCCCAAGGCCTAGCCAATGCAGATAGTACGGGCAGTCGAGCCGATTTTACCTTTTTGGAGCCCGCTAAAGGCATCCTCAATTCGGACTATAATTTTCCCAGTTTTAACTTTGCCGCCTTTGCGGAGAACTTCTTTAGTTTGGGCAAGGGCTGGAGTATTACGCCCGGTTTGCGTTACGAATACATTCAAACTCAGGCCGATGGTTATTATCAAGATCTTTTGGTGCAGCCTAGTGCAGAAGGAGCAGACACCTTGCGCAATGAAGCGATTTATGAGCAGCGAGGACGCAATCGCTCTGTTTTTTTGATGGGGATTGGGTTGAGTTATCGGCCCAAGGACCAATTAGAGATTTACAGCAATATTTCACAGAACTATCGGGCCATTAACTTTAATGATTTGCGTTTGGTCAACCCCAATCAAGTGATTGATCCCGATTTGCAGGATGAAAGTGGTTTTAATGCCGATTTAGGTTTTCGGGGACGTTGGAAACGGCATCTCCGCTTTGATTTTTCTTTGTTTTATTTGGCCTATCAAGATCGAATTGGGAATATTTCTACCAGTCGGCCCGATCCTGAAAATCCAGATCTTATACAGCTCATTTCTTATCGCTCCAATATTGGAAATGCTCGCGTTTTGGGCCTAGAAAGCCTGATAGAGTGGGATATTCTGCGCTTATTCAAAAGTATCAAAGAAGATAAGGGGCTTTTATTCTTTAATAACTTTTCCATTTTGGATGGGCGCTATACACAAACGGCCAATACTTTTGCGCAAGGCAAATTGTTGGAACTGGTTCCGCCCATTAGCTGGCGTCTCGGCCTACAGGCTTATCTAGGAAACTATAAAGCCAGTCTACAATATGCTTATACAGGCAGCCATTTTAGCGATGCTAGTAATGCCGAACTAGTGGCCAATGCGGTTTTGGGCCGCATTCCCGCCTATGGCGTTTGGGATGCCAGCTTTAGTTATCAATATAAAGCCCTGCGCTTAGGATTGAATGTAAATAACCTATTGAACAAAGCTTATTTCAGCCGAAGAGCATCTGCCTATCCAGGTCCAGGTATCTTGCCCGCAGAAGGGCGCTCCATTCAGTTGAGCTTGGGCTGGCAGTTGGGACTAAAGTAG
- a CDS encoding HTTM domain-containing protein, whose translation MNLLAQPKSIAPLLSFRIIFGLLAAILSARMLLLGWVDKFYIQPQFAFRLWGCQNLPELPAAGLYSCFVLMILAGLGIALGYKYKLSAGIFFSCFTYVELLDLTHYLNHYYLISLLALLIWILPAHRAFSLDHPISPELVKVPALYIWTPRLLFVLVYFFAGLAKLQSDWLFLAQPLRIWLGQQSDFPLFGPILASSWLPPFFAYFGAAFDLSVGFFLLWSKSRKWAYCFVIAFHLATATLFHIGIFPYLMMACTTIFFSSQFHEKIITTFAAVFNLTLSKLKLEFVLPAFQRYFLLFFLLFQALFPLRHHLYSGNVLWHEQGFRFAWMVMLVEKRGYAQFKVVDGQTGQMSWVNNLDHLNEKQEIMMAYQPDMLLQFAHYLANYYQQEQGYQAPQVYLDAQVSLNGRLSQRLVDPKVDLAQEKAYLWAKPNWILAFQGD comes from the coding sequence ATGAACTTACTCGCTCAGCCTAAAAGTATTGCGCCTCTCCTTAGTTTCCGAATCATTTTCGGCCTTTTGGCCGCTATACTCTCCGCGAGAATGCTGCTGCTCGGCTGGGTCGACAAATTCTATATCCAACCCCAGTTTGCTTTCCGACTTTGGGGCTGCCAAAACTTGCCCGAACTCCCCGCAGCAGGACTCTACAGCTGTTTTGTCCTCATGATTCTCGCTGGCCTAGGCATCGCTTTGGGCTATAAATATAAACTTTCGGCTGGGATTTTTTTTAGTTGCTTTACCTATGTCGAGCTTTTAGACCTTACCCATTATCTCAATCACTATTACCTCATCTCTCTCTTGGCCCTACTGATTTGGATATTGCCCGCTCATCGCGCCTTTTCTCTCGATCATCCCATCTCTCCTGAATTGGTCAAAGTTCCCGCTTTGTACATTTGGACGCCCCGCCTGCTTTTTGTGCTGGTCTATTTTTTTGCGGGCCTAGCCAAACTCCAAAGCGATTGGCTTTTTTTAGCTCAACCTTTGCGCATTTGGCTGGGTCAACAATCCGATTTCCCCCTTTTTGGGCCAATCCTCGCTAGTAGCTGGCTGCCACCCTTTTTTGCCTACTTTGGCGCCGCTTTCGACCTGAGTGTGGGCTTTTTCCTCCTTTGGTCCAAAAGCCGAAAATGGGCCTATTGCTTCGTTATCGCCTTCCATCTCGCCACCGCCACACTTTTCCATATTGGCATTTTTCCCTACCTTATGATGGCCTGCACCACAATTTTCTTTTCTAGCCAATTTCATGAAAAAATAATTACTACCTTTGCGGCTGTATTTAATTTGACTTTGTCTAAATTAAAACTAGAGTTCGTTCTTCCTGCTTTTCAGCGCTATTTTCTCTTGTTTTTTCTGCTTTTTCAGGCGCTTTTTCCGCTGCGGCATCATCTCTATTCGGGCAATGTGCTTTGGCACGAACAGGGCTTTCGCTTTGCTTGGATGGTCATGCTGGTTGAAAAAAGAGGCTACGCCCAATTTAAGGTCGTAGATGGACAAACGGGACAAATGAGTTGGGTCAATAATTTGGACCATCTCAATGAAAAACAAGAAATTATGATGGCCTATCAACCCGATATGCTCTTGCAGTTTGCGCATTATTTGGCCAATTATTACCAACAGGAACAAGGCTATCAAGCCCCGCAGGTTTACCTAGATGCTCAAGTGAGTCTCAATGGTCGCCTGAGCCAACGCTTAGTTGATCCCAAGGTCGATCTGGCCCAAGAAAAAGCCTACCTTTGGGCCAAACCCAATTGGATTTTAGCTTTTCAAGGGGATTGA
- a CDS encoding DUF6089 family protein — MRIGLLSFCLMFSFGLLKAQAGYQPPFPYEIGLQIGTSQFLGDLGGQSEIGRPFIRDTDLKAIRPLIGVFGRWNIGPYFSARADINYLQLAGDDALAGSGFSGETRDADQAWYRYYRNLSFRSHVFEASIAGEIIPYNFELGGGYQSYSVISPYGFIGVGIFNFNPQAQYNGQWVDLQPLSTEGQGLVDGRTPYALTQFNVPLGFGVKWNYNDQWALSFEVNHRLTFTDYIDDVSVDYVDPQVFYANFAPEQAALAAALARRSVEIDPGLVNGYVSAPGEQRGDPKDNDSYYTIALRFSYFFDGGSLGGGRRYGCPVW; from the coding sequence ATGCGCATAGGACTACTTAGCTTTTGTTTGATGTTTAGCTTTGGGCTATTAAAAGCTCAAGCCGGTTATCAGCCGCCTTTCCCTTATGAAATTGGTCTTCAGATTGGGACCTCTCAATTTTTAGGTGACCTTGGGGGGCAAAGTGAAATTGGTCGCCCATTCATTCGGGATACAGACCTCAAGGCCATCCGCCCTTTAATTGGTGTTTTTGGCCGTTGGAATATTGGCCCTTATTTTTCTGCTCGTGCGGATATCAACTACTTGCAGTTGGCTGGAGATGATGCGCTTGCGGGGAGTGGCTTTAGTGGAGAGACTCGAGATGCCGACCAAGCTTGGTATCGGTATTACCGCAACCTCAGTTTCCGTTCGCATGTATTTGAGGCCTCTATTGCTGGGGAAATCATTCCCTACAACTTTGAGCTAGGAGGTGGATACCAGAGTTATAGCGTAATTTCTCCTTATGGATTTATTGGCGTGGGTATTTTCAACTTTAATCCACAGGCGCAATACAATGGACAATGGGTAGACCTACAGCCGCTATCTACAGAGGGCCAAGGTTTGGTAGATGGTCGTACGCCTTATGCCTTAACTCAGTTCAATGTGCCATTGGGTTTTGGGGTAAAATGGAATTATAACGATCAGTGGGCGCTTTCTTTTGAGGTGAACCACCGTCTAACTTTCACAGATTATATTGATGATGTTTCTGTGGACTATGTAGATCCCCAAGTTTTTTATGCGAATTTTGCGCCTGAGCAAGCGGCTTTGGCTGCGGCTTTGGCTCGTCGCTCTGTAGAGATTGACCCTGGATTGGTCAATGGCTATGTCTCTGCTCCAGGTGAGCAAAGAGGAGACCCCAAGGATAATGACTCTTATTATACAATCGCGCTTCGTTTTAGCTACTTCTTTGATGGTGGCTCGTTGGGTGGTGGTCGCCGTTATGGTTGCCCCGTTTGGTAG
- a CDS encoding succinylglutamate desuccinylase/aspartoacylase domain-containing protein, translating into MTQISRILGERSGSEKGPLLLILTQVHGNEPAGYYAVQELFQRIDQEYQNKADFDYRGRIVALRGNLAAIASGQRFIDEDFNRIWTNERVERIKNSSFDELQSQEEKELKGLLETIQELMDQHQDEQVVLLDLHTTTAKGGMFLIPSTDENSRALGLNIHAPLLHGFLDGLEGTILHYFRQENFPQHQLTCICFEAGQHDSLSSVGHAVSAIIQCFTAMGGFYAEDIEMKHELRLSEENQGLPKEGRLAYCHRIHQGDNFKMRSDKIYRNFDPIYKGELLAEDKNGPIYSPLDGLILMPLYQKQGNDGFFIIEDMDQSAPKLGRKIPKTILNA; encoded by the coding sequence ATGACTCAAATTTCGCGCATTCTGGGCGAACGCAGCGGCTCTGAAAAAGGGCCGCTGTTGCTTATTCTCACCCAGGTTCATGGCAACGAACCCGCTGGCTATTATGCCGTTCAAGAACTCTTTCAACGCATTGATCAAGAGTACCAAAATAAAGCAGATTTCGACTATCGCGGCCGTATCGTCGCCCTAAGAGGCAACCTAGCCGCTATCGCCTCTGGCCAACGATTTATTGATGAGGACTTTAACCGAATCTGGACCAATGAACGGGTCGAACGAATCAAAAATAGCTCCTTTGATGAACTCCAATCTCAAGAGGAAAAAGAACTCAAAGGGCTGCTCGAAACCATCCAAGAACTGATGGACCAACATCAGGACGAACAGGTTGTTTTGCTCGATTTGCACACCACTACCGCCAAGGGCGGGATGTTCCTCATCCCCTCTACCGATGAAAATTCTAGAGCGCTGGGCCTCAATATTCACGCTCCGCTCCTACACGGATTTCTCGACGGACTAGAAGGTACGATCCTTCACTATTTTCGCCAAGAAAATTTTCCCCAACATCAACTGACTTGCATCTGCTTTGAAGCCGGCCAACACGATAGCCTCTCCTCTGTCGGCCATGCCGTTTCGGCGATCATCCAATGCTTTACCGCTATGGGCGGCTTCTATGCCGAAGATATCGAAATGAAACACGAACTCCGCCTTAGCGAAGAAAACCAAGGCCTGCCCAAAGAAGGCCGACTCGCCTACTGCCACCGCATCCACCAAGGCGATAACTTTAAGATGCGTAGCGATAAAATTTATCGCAATTTTGACCCCATCTACAAAGGAGAATTGCTGGCCGAAGACAAAAATGGCCCCATCTATTCCCCCCTCGATGGCCTCATCCTCATGCCGCTTTACCAAAAACAAGGCAACGACGGCTTTTTTATCATTGAAGATATGGACCAGTCTGCCCCTAAATTGGGCCGAAAAATCCCCAAAACAATCCTCAATGCCTAG
- a CDS encoding 2Fe-2S iron-sulfur cluster-binding protein, which produces MAIVKFIFEDPNIPPKELEASLGDNISELADDNDIHINHNCGRVCACSTCHVYIEEGEDSLPEISDREEDFIDRALDPRIESRLACQCIIQEEDAVIEVLVPDQSRIIGHEH; this is translated from the coding sequence ATGGCTATTGTAAAATTCATTTTTGAAGACCCCAATATTCCACCTAAGGAACTAGAAGCCAGCCTAGGCGATAATATCTCCGAATTGGCTGATGATAACGACATTCATATTAACCATAACTGTGGCCGCGTCTGCGCCTGTAGTACCTGCCACGTTTATATTGAAGAAGGCGAAGATAGCCTACCCGAAATCTCAGACCGAGAAGAGGACTTTATTGATAGAGCTCTCGACCCACGTATTGAGTCTAGACTCGCCTGCCAATGCATCATCCAAGAAGAAGATGCCGTTATTGAGGTCTTGGTCCCTGACCAATCTCGCATTATTGGACACGAACACTAA
- the iscX gene encoding Fe-S cluster assembly protein IscX — MSFELDLPIHWTDYEDIAMGLYDKFGDDFTESKIYRIRFTDLIEWVLDLPNFVGKREDCNEGHLEQIQAKWVYEWRDNQ; from the coding sequence ATGAGTTTTGAACTAGACCTTCCTATCCATTGGACCGATTATGAGGATATCGCCATGGGCCTTTATGATAAGTTTGGCGACGATTTTACCGAATCCAAAATTTATCGCATCCGCTTTACCGACCTGATCGAATGGGTGCTAGACCTACCCAATTTTGTGGGCAAACGCGAAGATTGTAACGAGGGCCACCTCGAGCAAATCCAAGCCAAATGGGTCTATGAATGGAGAGACAACCAATAA
- a CDS encoding CobW family GTP-binding protein: protein MDKRIPVTIITGFLGSGKTTLLNELIQRYPNKKLAIIENEFGELGIDQDLVVRGEDQIFELSNGCICCSLNDELVDTLAKLLNGNYEFDQLVIETTGIAEPDAIAAAFVADASVQAYFQLDAVICLADAQYTLDSLAEREEAKRQLAFADLILLNKKSSVSAEQLAETKAGLKKLNPLAEIIEADYGKTERNLLDLQAYAFATVEEKLRAQHQPKTCSHGSHHHHHHEQGELVTHSFVFDQPFDLLKLRHWLQVLLMLQGEGIYRVKGVLWVQWQDKKMVLQSVRKSFALQLGDDWPEGKPRQSRIVFIGKNLRKDILEKSLKQLLALETSF, encoded by the coding sequence ATGGATAAACGCATTCCTGTTACCATCATTACTGGCTTTTTGGGCAGCGGAAAAACGACCCTGCTCAACGAACTCATCCAACGCTACCCCAATAAGAAGTTGGCCATTATTGAAAATGAATTTGGCGAATTAGGCATTGACCAAGATTTGGTGGTCCGTGGAGAAGACCAAATCTTCGAACTCTCTAATGGCTGTATTTGCTGCAGCCTAAATGATGAATTGGTCGATACCCTGGCCAAACTCCTCAACGGAAATTACGAATTTGACCAGCTCGTTATTGAAACCACAGGCATAGCCGAACCCGATGCCATCGCCGCCGCCTTTGTGGCCGATGCCTCGGTCCAAGCCTATTTTCAACTAGATGCCGTCATCTGCCTAGCCGATGCGCAATATACCCTAGACAGCCTAGCCGAAAGAGAAGAAGCCAAACGCCAACTCGCCTTTGCCGACCTCATTTTGCTCAATAAAAAGTCTAGCGTTTCCGCAGAACAATTGGCCGAAACCAAAGCGGGCCTTAAAAAGCTCAATCCCTTAGCCGAAATCATTGAGGCCGATTATGGCAAAACAGAACGCAATCTTCTGGACCTACAAGCTTATGCTTTTGCTACCGTAGAAGAAAAGCTCAGAGCCCAACATCAACCCAAAACTTGCAGCCATGGCAGTCACCACCACCATCATCATGAGCAAGGCGAATTGGTTACGCATAGCTTTGTTTTTGATCAGCCCTTTGATCTGCTCAAGCTTCGGCATTGGTTACAAGTGCTGCTCATGCTACAAGGAGAAGGCATTTATCGAGTGAAGGGCGTGCTTTGGGTGCAATGGCAAGATAAAAAGATGGTCCTGCAATCAGTCCGAAAATCTTTTGCCCTCCAATTGGGCGATGATTGGCCCGAAGGCAAACCCCGCCAAAGCCGAATTGTCTTTATTGGCAAAAATCTGCGCAAGGATATCCTAGAAAAAAGCCTGAAACAATTGCTGGCCCTAGAGACTAGCTTTTAA
- a CDS encoding dipeptidase produces the protein MSVKQFIESDKDRLLEELMALLRIPSISADSNYKKDMLSAAEFLKIKLLEAGVDSVEICPTAGHPIVYAEKIMDPSWPTVLVYGHYDVQPPDPIELWESGPFEPIIKTTDRHPEGAIFARGACDDKGQMYMHVKAFEYMMREQKMYCNVKFMLEGEEEVGSPNLGLFMRENQERLACDVILISDTSMLGNESPSMTSGLRGLSYVEVEVTGPNRDLHSGTYGGAVANPINVLAKMIGSLQDEEGRITVEGFYDDVLEVSAEEREAMAKAPFDLADYKAKLGIDDVAGEAGFSTMERASIRPTLDVNGIWGGYTGEGAKTVLPSKAYAKISMRLVPNQSSEQITALFKKHFEALAPASVKVVVTPHHGGEPVLTPTDGIEFQAAAKAYEQTFGKRPIPLRAGGSIPIVALFEEILGAKTVMMGFGLDTDAIHSPNEHFGVFNYFKGIETLPYFYEHFRTMKEA, from the coding sequence ATGTCTGTAAAACAATTTATTGAAAGTGATAAGGACCGTTTGTTAGAGGAGTTGATGGCTCTTTTGCGGATTCCTTCAATTAGTGCCGATTCAAACTATAAAAAAGATATGCTTTCGGCAGCGGAGTTTTTGAAAATCAAGTTGCTAGAGGCGGGAGTAGACAGTGTGGAAATTTGTCCCACAGCAGGACATCCCATCGTTTATGCCGAGAAAATTATGGACCCTAGCTGGCCTACTGTTTTGGTCTATGGCCATTATGATGTGCAGCCGCCCGATCCGATTGAGCTTTGGGAATCTGGACCTTTTGAGCCCATTATCAAAACCACCGATCGTCATCCTGAGGGGGCTATTTTTGCCCGCGGTGCCTGTGATGATAAGGGGCAGATGTATATGCATGTCAAGGCTTTTGAGTATATGATGCGGGAGCAAAAAATGTATTGCAATGTCAAGTTTATGCTAGAGGGCGAAGAGGAAGTTGGCTCGCCGAATTTGGGCCTTTTTATGCGTGAAAATCAGGAGCGTTTGGCTTGTGATGTCATCCTCATTTCGGATACTTCTATGCTGGGCAATGAAAGTCCTTCTATGACTTCGGGTTTGCGTGGATTGAGCTATGTGGAAGTGGAGGTTACGGGCCCAAATCGCGATTTGCATTCGGGCACTTATGGTGGCGCTGTGGCCAATCCCATCAATGTATTGGCCAAAATGATCGGTTCTTTGCAAGATGAGGAGGGCCGAATTACCGTAGAGGGCTTTTATGATGATGTTTTGGAGGTTTCTGCCGAAGAGCGGGAAGCTATGGCCAAGGCGCCTTTCGATTTGGCTGATTATAAGGCCAAATTGGGCATTGATGATGTGGCTGGAGAGGCTGGTTTTTCAACTATGGAGCGGGCTTCTATTCGCCCAACCCTCGATGTGAACGGCATTTGGGGCGGTTATACTGGAGAAGGGGCCAAAACGGTTTTGCCTTCAAAAGCTTATGCCAAAATTTCTATGCGCTTGGTGCCCAATCAAAGTTCTGAGCAAATTACGGCCCTATTTAAAAAGCATTTTGAGGCCCTTGCACCTGCATCGGTCAAGGTGGTGGTGACTCCTCATCATGGTGGAGAGCCTGTTTTGACGCCCACCGATGGCATTGAGTTTCAGGCAGCGGCCAAGGCTTATGAGCAAACCTTTGGTAAGCGCCCCATTCCCCTCAGAGCGGGCGGAAGTATTCCAATTGTGGCCCTTTTTGAGGAGATTTTAGGCGCTAAAACGGTCATGATGGGCTTTGGTCTAGACACCGACGCGATCCACTCGCCCAATGAGCATTTTGGGGTATTCAATTACTTTAAAGGAATTGAAACCTTGCCTTATTTCTATGAGCATTTCCGTACGATGAAGGAGGCCTAG
- a CDS encoding RidA family protein, producing the protein MKKIIHTDQAPAAVGPYSQAVAANGFLFLSGQIAIDPSSQELKVNGSIEEETEQVMNNLLAVLAEAGLGPEHLVKCSIFMKDMNDYAAINEVYARYFEGIAPPAREAVQVSCLPKDVRVEVSAFAAYPQEK; encoded by the coding sequence ATGAAAAAAATTATCCATACAGATCAAGCGCCTGCCGCAGTAGGCCCCTATAGCCAAGCTGTTGCCGCCAATGGTTTTTTGTTCCTCTCTGGACAAATTGCTATTGATCCCAGCAGCCAAGAACTCAAAGTGAATGGCAGCATTGAAGAGGAAACAGAGCAGGTCATGAACAACCTTTTAGCCGTTTTGGCTGAAGCGGGCCTTGGCCCAGAACATCTGGTTAAATGTAGCATTTTCATGAAGGATATGAATGATTATGCGGCGATCAATGAGGTTTATGCTCGCTATTTTGAAGGCATTGCGCCTCCCGCTAGAGAGGCCGTTCAAGTTAGCTGCTTGCCTAAAGATGTGCGTGTAGAGGTTTCTGCTTTTGCGGCTTATCCGCAAGAAAAATAA